From Pseudothermotoga thermarum DSM 5069, a single genomic window includes:
- a CDS encoding 1-deoxy-D-xylulose-5-phosphate reductoisomerase, producing the protein MEKRTVVIVGATGSIGLQTLDVLSKLTFFKLIGITYHSNEELAMRIAKEYKIENIVCTMNGLQKLFELFERLRPDITVVCVPGFVSLPITLKAIECCKRVLLASKEALVCGGWLVRSWVRKFNVELLPVDSEHNALFQIIEKDVEKVLITSSGGALRDWKLEDLEKATVKDVLNHPVWKMGKRITVDSATMVNKAFEVLEACELFSLQSDQVEVLIHRQGIVHAAVFLKDGTVKMHVGYPDMRIPIAFALTYPHRYYSNPTWPDLISTPLSFGPVDQRRYPCFHIVYEISKDYAKRTAYNAADEVAVNAFLNGRIKFTDICKVIIKVVEKTTGTCRDLKDLEEIDQRSRILAEEVIKCL; encoded by the coding sequence ATGGAGAAGAGAACCGTTGTGATTGTCGGCGCAACTGGGTCCATAGGTCTTCAAACTTTGGATGTCCTTTCTAAACTGACTTTCTTCAAGTTAATTGGCATAACATATCATTCAAACGAAGAACTGGCGATGAGGATAGCAAAGGAATACAAAATTGAAAACATCGTTTGCACAATGAACGGATTACAAAAGCTTTTTGAGTTGTTTGAAAGACTTCGCCCTGATATAACTGTTGTTTGTGTTCCTGGTTTTGTAAGCCTACCTATTACTTTGAAGGCAATAGAATGTTGTAAAAGGGTTCTTCTTGCAAGCAAAGAAGCTCTTGTGTGTGGTGGTTGGCTTGTTAGAAGTTGGGTTAGAAAATTCAACGTGGAACTTTTACCGGTTGACAGCGAGCACAACGCGCTTTTTCAAATAATCGAAAAAGATGTTGAAAAAGTTTTGATAACTTCCTCAGGTGGTGCTTTGAGGGATTGGAAGCTTGAAGATCTTGAGAAAGCAACCGTCAAAGATGTTTTAAACCATCCGGTCTGGAAAATGGGAAAAAGGATCACCGTTGATTCTGCAACGATGGTCAACAAAGCTTTCGAAGTTCTTGAGGCTTGCGAACTTTTTTCGCTTCAAAGTGATCAAGTCGAAGTTTTGATTCACAGACAAGGAATCGTTCATGCCGCGGTTTTTTTGAAAGACGGCACAGTTAAAATGCACGTTGGTTATCCCGACATGAGGATACCAATTGCTTTTGCTTTGACCTATCCGCACAGGTATTACTCAAACCCAACTTGGCCCGATTTGATCAGTACCCCCTTATCTTTTGGACCGGTCGATCAACGTAGATATCCATGTTTTCACATCGTCTACGAAATATCCAAAGACTACGCCAAAAGAACAGCTTACAACGCTGCAGACGAGGTTGCCGTTAACGCTTTTTTGAATGGACGAATCAAGTTTACGGATATCTGTAAAGTGATCATCAAAGTCGTTGAAAAAACGACTGGAACGTGCCGCGATTTAAAAGACCTTGAAGAAATAGACCAAAGGAGTAGAATCTTAGCTGAAGAGGTGATCAAATGTCTGTAG
- a CDS encoding thiamine diphosphokinase, translating into MRCLLFLNGKYGEREEIKLDPTDLLIAVDGGVKFLLSRGLLPHIFVGDADSVDQSQLKMLEKSGCEVMLYPQEKDEIDAELAIEEAIKRQAQQIIVVGWKGDRIDMILALIYLMARCKVPIKAVSDDLEMGTVSGEALLEAEVGEKWSILPICGDASKVTLKGFKYNLCEAVMPCLKPFGVSNVALSNRVFISVKEGKVVYFRWRREPL; encoded by the coding sequence ATGAGATGCCTTTTGTTTTTGAACGGAAAATACGGCGAAAGAGAGGAAATAAAGCTTGACCCAACCGATTTGTTGATAGCAGTTGATGGAGGGGTCAAATTTTTGCTTTCACGTGGTTTATTACCACATATCTTTGTGGGAGACGCCGATTCGGTTGATCAATCTCAGTTAAAGATGCTTGAAAAAAGTGGTTGTGAGGTGATGCTTTATCCTCAGGAAAAAGATGAAATAGACGCAGAACTTGCAATCGAAGAGGCTATCAAAAGGCAAGCTCAGCAGATAATCGTTGTGGGCTGGAAGGGTGATAGGATAGACATGATCCTTGCCTTGATTTATCTGATGGCTCGTTGCAAAGTGCCTATAAAAGCGGTGTCTGACGATCTTGAAATGGGAACGGTGAGTGGAGAAGCTTTACTCGAAGCAGAAGTTGGTGAAAAGTGGTCAATTCTTCCAATATGTGGCGATGCTTCAAAGGTTACTTTGAAAGGGTTCAAATACAATCTTTGCGAAGCAGTTATGCCTTGTTTAAAACCTTTTGGTGTTAGCAACGTTGCTCTTTCAAACCGTGTTTTCATAAGTGTCAAAGAAGGAAAGGTGGTTTATTTTAGATGGAGAAGAGAACCGTTGTGA
- a CDS encoding M50 family metallopeptidase translates to MSVVYFLLILMAVITVHELGHFVFARMFGVDVLEFAIGFGPKIYEKKGKRTNFRINVFPIGGYVRLAGEDVSENYTEGVVPITSKPAWQRLLIFASGPIFSILAGYFLFILIVASWGIPVVGIAQVEADSPAQMAGLQPNDLIIKVNGSRVYDSYTVTQIVRRGKPVKLTILREGKYLTVEVQPVLFEENHFLTLTGVMGTPGTTIEKISGRDLEPQFINSLVNQFVSIEFSEGKLFGTLRAYQYMPSRYAIGFYFSGASNVFRKDFPPFQKEDVLLAINGFEIKNNVDLARAYQLLIVGQDGYYLEANGRKVVFDSYGFPPEVEVEVLRKGKVEKILISSNLLRTIFEQPGAFQPSISNMKLKNPLETIIVAVDRCNKVVLMMYRTLFGGRLRETGGFVGPIGLVSVVSEAAKVGLEQVLTLVAFITMSLGIFNLLPLPALDGGRIAFSLFEMITRKKIDPKIEAIIHTIGFVLLMMFMIFVTFSDVGRLLER, encoded by the coding sequence ATGTCTGTAGTTTATTTTTTGCTCATTTTGATGGCAGTTATAACCGTTCATGAACTTGGCCATTTTGTGTTCGCAAGGATGTTTGGCGTAGACGTTTTGGAATTCGCCATCGGTTTTGGACCAAAAATTTATGAAAAGAAAGGGAAAAGAACCAATTTCAGAATAAACGTTTTTCCAATCGGTGGTTACGTGAGGTTAGCCGGAGAAGACGTTTCTGAAAACTATACTGAAGGAGTCGTTCCTATCACGAGTAAACCTGCTTGGCAAAGGCTTTTGATTTTCGCTTCAGGTCCGATATTCTCCATACTTGCTGGTTATTTTCTCTTCATTCTGATCGTCGCATCTTGGGGAATACCTGTGGTCGGAATAGCACAAGTTGAAGCAGATTCACCCGCACAAATGGCTGGCTTGCAACCCAACGACTTAATAATAAAAGTCAACGGCAGCAGAGTTTACGACAGTTATACTGTAACTCAAATAGTGCGAAGAGGTAAACCAGTAAAACTCACAATTTTAAGGGAAGGAAAGTACCTCACTGTGGAAGTTCAACCTGTTTTGTTTGAGGAGAACCACTTTCTAACGCTCACCGGTGTGATGGGAACACCAGGAACAACGATAGAAAAAATATCTGGAAGAGACCTTGAGCCACAGTTTATAAACTCGCTTGTTAACCAATTCGTGTCGATAGAATTTTCCGAAGGAAAATTGTTTGGTACCTTAAGGGCTTATCAATACATGCCAAGTCGGTATGCGATAGGCTTTTACTTTTCAGGTGCTTCCAATGTCTTTAGAAAAGATTTTCCTCCATTTCAAAAAGAAGATGTCCTTTTGGCCATTAACGGTTTTGAAATTAAAAACAACGTTGACTTGGCAAGGGCATATCAGCTTTTAATCGTTGGACAAGATGGATATTACCTTGAAGCAAACGGAAGAAAGGTCGTCTTTGATAGTTATGGCTTTCCACCCGAAGTTGAGGTGGAAGTTTTGCGTAAGGGAAAAGTTGAGAAGATTTTGATCTCCAGCAATCTTTTACGAACCATCTTTGAACAGCCTGGAGCTTTTCAACCTAGTATTTCAAACATGAAACTCAAAAACCCCTTGGAAACAATCATCGTTGCAGTTGACAGATGTAACAAGGTTGTATTGATGATGTACCGAACGCTTTTCGGGGGAAGATTGCGCGAAACAGGGGGTTTTGTGGGACCAATTGGACTTGTCTCAGTTGTATCTGAGGCTGCAAAAGTGGGTTTAGAACAGGTGCTAACGCTTGTGGCTTTTATAACCATGAGCCTTGGTATTTTTAACCTTTTACCGCTGCCTGCTTTGGATGGAGGACGTATTGCCTTTTCGCTTTTTGAAATGATAACGAGAAAGAAAATCGATCCAAAGATTGAGGCCATAATCCACACAATAGGTTTCGTTTTGCTGATGATGTTCATGATCTTTGTGACTTTCTCAGATGTGGGAAGGTTGCTTGAACGATGA